The proteins below are encoded in one region of Flavobacterium nackdongense:
- a CDS encoding T9SS type A sorting domain-containing protein — protein MNRPKPNNSSNNSKSLRFFKAFCVLSILVLSPSSLIAQVGASLPFTIYEAENGALADGASILSQMGIPSAPTVEFESSGRKCVQLNANNESVSWTTTATANAIVVRLCIPDAPNGGGIDATLNLYVDGIFRQTINTTSKYSWIYGNTGGGMEDNDPASGTPKRFYESSRAFISGAAVAAGSVITLKKDSDNSANYYKIDLIALENVGAALSQPANTLSITSYGAIPDDGNDDSTAIKNCIAACQSQGKGMWLPVGEFHSTGIINATGISIYGAGMWYTRNTRTFTTTATRHKWNLTNCNIQDLYIFNPETARLAAEGHDYGMTCQGALGYTIQRVWVNHGGASFWLSGTDALIKDCISTESWADGINLNNSASIQANYAGIRMTAQNNFLIGSGDDGIALNAQNGGGTANNMVDVKILNNTSIGTMWANGMRIAGGRNTILQDNLITDPTSSNGIRIGKFGTTGNPCESVLVSGNTILRGCGLRPLYGQGGICVADGAIATVENNTINDSGAIGIDVQTCTATFTSNSINNPGTYGFLIKSGSTGSGIFTTNTVAKMTIGIVPYQNNASSTFATTLTKNSWQNLSISDLGTTQKSKTIHLYPNPYTNGILSINLIGFEQFDNTTIKIRNLLGQILYEQPLFNTTNNEIDLSGKLPKSIYLIAIESNKSQIIKKLIVN, from the coding sequence CTTCCCTACCCTTTACCATTTATGAAGCGGAAAACGGAGCCTTGGCAGACGGAGCGAGCATTCTTTCGCAAATGGGCATACCTTCTGCTCCCACTGTTGAATTTGAATCTTCAGGTCGAAAATGTGTGCAGTTAAACGCTAATAATGAATCCGTTTCTTGGACCACTACTGCTACTGCTAACGCCATTGTTGTTCGGCTTTGTATTCCCGATGCCCCAAATGGCGGTGGAATCGATGCGACATTAAACCTGTATGTTGATGGCATTTTTCGCCAAACTATAAATACCACTTCAAAATACAGTTGGATTTACGGCAATACCGGTGGCGGAATGGAAGATAATGATCCCGCTTCTGGCACTCCAAAACGATTTTATGAATCCAGCAGGGCTTTTATAAGTGGCGCAGCCGTAGCGGCAGGAAGCGTTATCACACTCAAAAAAGACAGTGACAACAGCGCCAACTATTACAAAATAGATTTGATCGCACTAGAAAATGTGGGAGCTGCTCTCAGCCAACCCGCCAATACACTTTCTATCACTAGTTATGGTGCCATCCCCGATGATGGAAATGATGATTCTACGGCCATAAAAAATTGCATCGCGGCCTGCCAATCGCAAGGCAAAGGAATGTGGTTACCGGTGGGAGAATTTCACTCCACTGGAATTATAAATGCTACTGGAATCAGTATTTATGGTGCTGGAATGTGGTACACACGAAACACACGTACATTTACTACTACTGCTACAAGGCACAAATGGAATTTGACCAATTGCAACATTCAAGATTTGTATATCTTCAACCCCGAAACGGCACGACTTGCAGCAGAAGGGCACGATTATGGAATGACTTGTCAGGGCGCTTTGGGTTACACTATACAACGAGTTTGGGTCAATCACGGTGGAGCGAGTTTTTGGCTCAGCGGCACAGATGCATTGATCAAAGATTGCATTTCGACCGAAAGTTGGGCCGATGGAATTAATCTGAACAATAGCGCTTCTATCCAAGCGAATTATGCTGGTATTCGAATGACGGCACAAAACAACTTTCTAATCGGTTCGGGAGATGACGGAATTGCCTTAAATGCCCAAAATGGCGGCGGAACTGCTAATAATATGGTTGATGTTAAAATTCTAAATAATACCTCCATAGGTACGATGTGGGCCAACGGAATGCGAATTGCGGGCGGAAGAAATACCATCTTGCAAGACAATCTTATCACGGATCCTACCTCATCCAATGGCATCCGAATTGGTAAATTTGGAACCACTGGAAATCCTTGTGAATCAGTTTTAGTTTCAGGAAATACCATTCTGCGAGGTTGCGGATTAAGACCCCTTTACGGTCAAGGAGGTATTTGTGTAGCCGATGGAGCGATAGCCACTGTCGAAAATAATACCATCAATGATTCTGGCGCTATAGGAATCGATGTGCAGACTTGCACCGCCACATTTACAAGCAACAGCATCAACAATCCCGGGACTTATGGCTTTCTAATCAAGTCCGGTTCGACTGGTTCTGGAATTTTCACTACCAATACGGTGGCCAAAATGACCATTGGTATTGTTCCCTATCAAAACAATGCGTCTTCTACCTTTGCCACCACCTTGACGAAAAATAGTTGGCAGAACCTAAGTATTTCGGATTTGGGTACTACCCAAAAAAGCAAAACAATTCATCTTTATCCAAACCCTTATACCAATGGGATTTTATCGATTAATTTAATTGGTTTTGAACAATTTGACAATACTACCATTAAAATTAGGAATCTCCTCGGACAAATCCTGTACGAACAACCTCTTTTCAACACTACAAATAACGAAATAGACTTATCAGGCAAATTACCCAAATCGATTTACCTTATTGCCATCGAGTCGAATAAGTCGCAAATAATTAAAAAACTGATTGTGAATTAA
- a CDS encoding sodium:solute symporter family protein: MKPASLWGLSSLDLVIILIYFIVIIIIAFRAARLVNNREDYFMAGRRFGKLIQTFAAFGQATSVENVTTTTTMVNSNGASGIWAMLAGGLINLPVFWMTSIWYRRLRLLTLGDFFEERYSSKKMAAFYALCQTIFFVLIAAIGLVAMSKTVSAIAAKPVEELNPVEKVSYYKAIEREKLEAADFALLTANQKTKLVELQLLDPKKEYSYIDENWLIVIVAFVTLLYASIGGLAAAFMVDLIQGIFIILLSIMLIPFAMAKINVQFGSHGILGSFETMHKVLPASFMEIWGSPSLIEFSWYWIAGFSIMIILTTAVQANQMTACGSAKDDYTARYGFVSGMLLKRYSSVMWGIVALMTVVLYGGTISDPDYVWGHATRDLLGPLHLGLVGLMIACLIAALMAAKSAFMLTAAALVTNNLYRPFRPNCTENHYIWAGRIFSALYMIVSAYIAMQSNGIFELFKMTMMFNSILAAAFWLGMLWRRSNPISAWVSMVFMFIATLILPFGIPVFPGVRSSEYLCKTTQAIPVTRSYTAREMDVKDRNLAIASWNNLKAIGKAEGEKPLVIQTGQKFEKKVLLPKKSIFWSEGLDYATERPTGKGYLKVELIALDLMGWDLSKNSYSLNETLTFLFRIIIPFLILTLVAFFTKPQKKAILDQFYGKMLTPVVGTHEDDDREMLLTRTNPTRFNHLKIFPKSNWEFRIWNREDWTGVIVSCFAVASVVALLVFIVSLGGA; this comes from the coding sequence ATGAAACCTGCAAGCCTTTGGGGCCTATCATCATTAGACCTTGTTATTATTCTTATCTATTTTATTGTCATTATCATCATCGCTTTCCGAGCGGCAAGATTAGTAAATAATCGCGAAGATTATTTTATGGCAGGCAGGCGTTTCGGGAAATTAATTCAGACTTTTGCGGCCTTCGGACAGGCAACATCGGTAGAAAATGTCACTACTACTACAACGATGGTCAACTCTAATGGTGCTTCGGGCATTTGGGCTATGTTGGCGGGAGGGTTGATCAATTTGCCGGTTTTTTGGATGACCTCTATTTGGTACCGACGGCTGCGTTTACTCACTTTAGGCGATTTTTTCGAAGAACGGTACAGCTCAAAAAAAATGGCTGCATTTTATGCGCTTTGCCAAACCATATTCTTCGTACTCATTGCGGCCATAGGTTTAGTAGCGATGTCAAAAACAGTATCGGCGATAGCTGCGAAACCAGTTGAAGAGCTAAATCCTGTTGAAAAAGTGTCTTACTACAAAGCCATTGAACGCGAAAAATTAGAGGCCGCAGATTTTGCTTTGCTTACAGCCAATCAAAAAACGAAACTAGTCGAATTGCAATTGCTTGACCCCAAAAAAGAATATTCCTATATCGATGAAAATTGGCTTATCGTCATTGTGGCTTTTGTCACCTTATTGTATGCCAGTATTGGCGGACTAGCAGCAGCGTTTATGGTCGATTTGATACAAGGCATTTTTATCATTCTACTGTCGATTATGCTCATTCCTTTTGCGATGGCCAAAATCAATGTTCAGTTTGGCAGTCACGGCATTTTAGGCTCCTTCGAGACGATGCACAAGGTTTTACCCGCTTCGTTTATGGAAATTTGGGGTTCGCCCAGTCTCATAGAATTTTCATGGTATTGGATTGCTGGTTTTTCGATTATGATTATTTTAACGACGGCAGTACAAGCCAATCAAATGACCGCTTGCGGTTCGGCTAAAGACGATTATACGGCTCGATATGGCTTTGTTTCGGGTATGCTGCTCAAACGCTATTCGAGTGTGATGTGGGGCATTGTAGCTTTGATGACTGTAGTACTTTATGGAGGCACCATATCCGATCCTGATTATGTCTGGGGACACGCCACTCGCGATTTATTAGGTCCGCTCCATTTGGGACTAGTAGGCTTGATGATTGCTTGTTTGATTGCCGCTTTAATGGCTGCGAAATCGGCATTTATGCTCACTGCGGCTGCGCTTGTAACCAACAATCTCTATCGCCCATTTCGCCCGAATTGTACTGAGAATCACTACATCTGGGCGGGACGAATTTTTAGTGCTTTGTATATGATCGTTTCTGCCTACATCGCGATGCAATCCAATGGGATATTCGAACTTTTCAAAATGACAATGATGTTCAACAGCATACTCGCTGCTGCTTTTTGGCTCGGAATGCTGTGGCGAAGATCCAATCCGATTAGTGCCTGGGTCTCGATGGTGTTTATGTTCATTGCCACTCTCATTTTGCCTTTTGGAATCCCCGTCTTTCCCGGTGTTCGAAGTTCAGAATATTTATGCAAAACAACGCAGGCGATTCCCGTAACCAGGAGTTATACTGCCCGAGAAATGGATGTTAAGGACCGAAATCTTGCGATTGCTTCCTGGAATAATTTGAAGGCCATTGGCAAAGCAGAAGGCGAAAAACCTTTGGTTATCCAAACAGGGCAAAAATTTGAAAAAAAAGTATTGCTGCCTAAGAAATCCATTTTTTGGAGCGAAGGACTAGATTATGCTACTGAAAGACCAACAGGTAAAGGCTATTTGAAAGTGGAATTAATCGCTTTAGATTTAATGGGATGGGATTTATCCAAAAACTCCTATTCGCTGAACGAAACGCTTACTTTTCTGTTTCGAATTATTATTCCTTTCTTGATTTTGACCCTTGTAGCTTTTTTTACCAAACCGCAGAAAAAAGCAATACTGGATCAGTTTTATGGAAAAATGCTCACACCTGTTGTAGGAACACACGAGGATGATGATCGCGAAATGTTGCTCACACGAACCAATCCTACCCGATTCAATCACTTGAAAATTTTCCCGAAATCGAATTGGGAATTTCGAATCTGGAATCGAGAAGACTGGACTGGAGTCATCGTTTCTTGCTTTGCAGTAGCAAGCGTGGTGGCTTTGCTGGTCTTTATAGTCAGCTTGGGAGGAGCATAG
- a CDS encoding family 43 glycosylhydrolase, producing the protein MKKIIFFSLSMLLAIAHPTVSAQKRAENPFIRHIFTADPSAHVWKDNRLYVYPSHDIEPPKGCDKMDKYHVFSTNDMVNWKDHGQILEAKQVSWGRPEGGFMWAPDCAYKSKKYYFYFPHPSGTDWNQTWKIGIAVSKKPAKGFKEVGYIKGLGGFAMIDPSVFIDDNQQAYIYYGGGRKCQGGKLKENMVEIDGEMKDMVGLNDFHEAAWVFKRKGIYYMVHSDRTKNQNKLLYAISNNPLGPWEHKGILLEGVGSDTSHGSVVEYKGKWYLFYHNDAISGRGNLRTICFDEVTFNEDGTINAVVQTGMKRIMK; encoded by the coding sequence ATGAAAAAAATAATTTTCTTTAGTCTTTCAATGCTTTTAGCTATTGCACATCCAACTGTTTCAGCTCAGAAAAGAGCCGAAAATCCCTTTATCCGTCATATATTCACCGCCGACCCTTCTGCCCACGTATGGAAAGATAACCGCCTTTATGTCTACCCATCGCATGATATTGAACCGCCAAAGGGATGCGATAAAATGGATAAGTATCATGTTTTTTCGACCAATGATATGGTGAATTGGAAAGACCATGGACAAATTTTAGAAGCAAAACAAGTAAGTTGGGGACGACCCGAAGGTGGTTTTATGTGGGCGCCCGATTGTGCGTATAAAAGCAAGAAATACTACTTTTATTTTCCGCATCCGAGTGGAACCGATTGGAACCAGACATGGAAAATAGGGATTGCAGTGAGCAAAAAACCCGCCAAAGGGTTTAAAGAGGTTGGATATATAAAGGGGCTTGGTGGTTTTGCCATGATAGACCCAAGCGTTTTTATTGACGATAACCAACAAGCCTACATCTATTATGGTGGAGGTAGAAAATGCCAAGGTGGGAAACTGAAAGAGAACATGGTAGAAATAGATGGTGAAATGAAAGATATGGTCGGGCTGAACGATTTTCACGAAGCAGCATGGGTGTTTAAGCGTAAAGGAATTTATTATATGGTTCATTCGGACAGAACAAAAAACCAAAATAAATTACTCTATGCTATTAGTAATAATCCTTTGGGACCGTGGGAGCATAAAGGTATTTTGCTGGAAGGTGTTGGTTCCGATACAAGTCACGGTTCTGTTGTCGAATATAAAGGGAAATGGTATCTGTTTTATCACAACGATGCAATTTCTGGGCGAGGAAATTTGCGAACAATTTGCTTCGACGAAGTTACATTTAACGAAGATGGAACAATAAACGCTGTAGTACAAACCGGAATGAAAAGAATTATGAAATAA
- a CDS encoding glycoside hydrolase family 130 protein, producing MKNEMDAIVKTALIADAVPNMPWEPKPADCKEVVWRHSKNPIIDLHPMPKARSVFNSCVIPWKDHFLGVFRVDSLSMDPMLHLGTSPDGLDWSIEEEPITFISPDPALGKVTNAYDPRLCKIDDKYYITWCNSYYGATIGQAWTTDFKTFHQMENAFLPFNRNGVLFPKKINGKFAMLSRPMGLGMAVNYGDIFFSESPDLTYWGKHRIVFTRGPGKWERVKIGPGPIPIETTEGWLLLYHGVTDTCDSFVYSMGAALLDLNEPSKVLYRCQFPLMTPEKIYETAGYVGNVVFPTGVIADGDTGRLAVYYGAADTYTAVVYAHIDEIIAYVKEHAWK from the coding sequence ATGAAAAACGAAATGGATGCGATAGTAAAAACCGCATTAATAGCCGATGCCGTTCCCAATATGCCTTGGGAACCAAAACCAGCCGATTGCAAAGAAGTAGTTTGGCGCCACAGTAAAAATCCAATCATCGATTTGCATCCAATGCCCAAAGCACGAAGTGTATTCAACAGCTGTGTAATCCCGTGGAAAGATCATTTTCTTGGTGTTTTTAGAGTGGATTCGCTTTCAATGGATCCCATGCTGCATTTAGGAACTAGTCCTGACGGTCTCGATTGGAGCATTGAAGAGGAACCCATTACTTTTATTTCACCCGATCCCGCTCTAGGAAAAGTTACAAATGCTTACGACCCTCGACTGTGCAAAATCGATGACAAATATTATATTACTTGGTGTAATTCCTATTACGGAGCCACCATCGGTCAAGCATGGACCACCGATTTCAAAACTTTTCACCAGATGGAAAATGCCTTTTTGCCTTTCAACCGCAACGGTGTTTTATTCCCCAAAAAAATCAATGGGAAATTTGCCATGCTCAGTCGCCCAATGGGTTTGGGAATGGCCGTAAACTATGGCGATATTTTCTTTAGCGAAAGCCCAGATTTGACCTATTGGGGTAAACATCGCATCGTATTTACCCGTGGCCCCGGAAAATGGGAACGCGTAAAAATTGGCCCTGGTCCTATTCCCATCGAAACGACTGAGGGCTGGCTTTTGCTTTACCACGGAGTAACGGACACCTGCGATAGTTTTGTGTATAGTATGGGAGCAGCCCTATTAGACCTTAACGAACCATCAAAAGTGCTGTATCGTTGTCAGTTTCCGCTGATGACTCCCGAAAAAATATACGAAACAGCGGGATACGTGGGGAATGTGGTCTTTCCAACGGGTGTAATAGCCGATGGAGACACAGGTCGATTGGCCGTATATTACGGTGCTGCCGATACCTACACGGCGGTAGTTTATGCCCATATCGATGAAATTATTGCTTACGTCAAAGAACACGCTTGGAAATAA
- a CDS encoding sulfatase family protein — MKITKFFTPLIMVLLVTGSLSSIAQTSKHPNIVIIMADDMGHGDLSITGGKTPTPNIDNILDQGVRFTNFMTNPVCSPTRGALLTGQHPLRIGAGPETGGNLDPKIVNFGNYFQKEGYNTGLFGKWHNSPSPNEVPGSNTINQYGFNRFVGFYAGAVDYFSKASTGWFHDDKLIENELDYSTDLISKYAIEFMDKSKNENKPFLCYVPFNAVHGPHVVKEELLKRVPADILNKVKNPKTFEEYRRTVINIPEWKKYNAQKYNDDSWNAKLPDISPEEKAMLYSAVIISLDDNVGLIMDYLKKNNLLENTIVLFLSDNGGTEYAGNNAPFRGFKHSLYEGGIHSAAGMMIPQTVLASPKKNISQMCAALDVFPTIAELSKAKQKLPANLDGISMVNLMKGKSSSKAPRYLYWAWRDHDVLRSDQWKLFRYVDKVELYDVQNDVAESKEVSKENPEVVKKMLQQIAIESKKYGVASIHQPLNIKPTQAKPEGKVLAIDLSSENDLKKQSIKIIKKEFAILADYYLEYDVKVDAQSDLSFCYFSPIRGTSGIFNEKMGVDLDGKLLQSPTAFDGNWKHVAVGLSSYSPLKFGDFALTYKFKKAGKTTVYLDNIRIKNLKGQVIYEIAADDVDKKSIKAANASMVDLK, encoded by the coding sequence ATGAAAATAACAAAATTTTTTACACCCTTGATAATGGTTTTATTGGTCACCGGATCTTTATCATCAATTGCACAGACTTCAAAACACCCTAATATCGTGATCATAATGGCCGACGATATGGGACATGGCGATCTGAGCATTACGGGAGGCAAAACTCCTACGCCCAATATTGACAACATACTAGACCAAGGAGTTCGTTTTACCAATTTCATGACCAATCCCGTTTGTTCTCCTACGAGGGGCGCTTTACTAACAGGCCAACATCCGTTGCGGATTGGTGCCGGTCCAGAAACCGGGGGTAACTTAGATCCGAAAATTGTAAACTTTGGCAATTATTTTCAAAAAGAAGGGTACAATACAGGCTTGTTTGGGAAATGGCACAATAGCCCTTCGCCTAATGAAGTGCCAGGTTCCAATACCATCAATCAGTACGGTTTTAATCGGTTTGTCGGGTTTTATGCCGGAGCGGTTGATTATTTTTCCAAAGCCTCAACCGGTTGGTTTCACGACGATAAATTGATAGAAAACGAATTGGATTATTCCACCGATTTGATTTCTAAATATGCCATCGAATTTATGGATAAAAGTAAGAATGAAAACAAACCCTTTTTATGTTACGTTCCTTTTAACGCTGTTCACGGTCCGCACGTAGTGAAAGAAGAACTGTTAAAAAGAGTTCCGGCCGATATTTTGAATAAAGTTAAAAATCCGAAAACATTTGAAGAATACCGCAGGACGGTAATCAATATACCCGAATGGAAAAAATACAATGCACAAAAGTATAATGATGATTCCTGGAATGCTAAATTACCCGATATCAGCCCAGAGGAAAAAGCAATGCTCTACTCCGCCGTGATCATTTCGTTGGATGATAATGTGGGACTGATTATGGATTATCTCAAAAAAAATAACCTTTTAGAAAACACCATTGTACTTTTCCTTTCCGACAATGGAGGAACAGAATATGCAGGAAACAATGCTCCTTTCCGAGGTTTTAAACATTCTTTGTACGAAGGTGGCATTCATTCCGCTGCCGGTATGATGATTCCTCAAACGGTGCTAGCCTCGCCGAAAAAAAACATTAGCCAAATGTGTGCTGCTCTTGATGTATTTCCAACCATAGCGGAACTGAGTAAAGCCAAACAAAAATTGCCAGCCAACTTGGATGGAATAAGTATGGTGAATCTAATGAAAGGCAAATCCAGTTCTAAGGCACCACGGTATTTGTATTGGGCTTGGCGCGATCACGATGTATTGCGATCTGACCAATGGAAACTATTTCGCTATGTTGATAAAGTGGAATTATATGATGTACAAAATGACGTAGCCGAATCCAAAGAGGTTTCTAAAGAAAATCCAGAAGTAGTTAAAAAAATGCTGCAGCAAATTGCAATCGAATCGAAGAAATATGGTGTAGCCTCTATTCATCAACCCTTAAACATTAAACCAACCCAAGCAAAACCAGAAGGAAAGGTTTTAGCCATTGACCTTAGTTCGGAAAATGATTTGAAAAAGCAGTCCATCAAAATAATCAAAAAGGAGTTTGCCATTCTTGCCGATTATTACCTCGAATACGATGTGAAAGTGGATGCGCAATCGGATTTGTCATTTTGTTATTTCTCCCCCATCAGAGGAACGAGCGGAATTTTCAATGAAAAAATGGGAGTAGATTTGGATGGCAAACTGTTACAATCACCCACAGCCTTTGACGGAAATTGGAAGCACGTTGCCGTGGGATTAAGCAGTTATTCTCCCTTGAAGTTTGGCGATTTTGCACTCACCTACAAATTCAAAAAAGCGGGCAAAACCACCGTGTATTTAGACAATATCCGAATCAAAAACCTAAAAGGTCAGGTAATCTATGAAATCGCAGCTGATGATGTCGACAAAAAAAGTATTAAAGCTGCCAATGCATCGATGGTGGACCTAAAATAA
- a CDS encoding pyruvate formate lyase family protein: MQKIDDFSMELNFTEAYRKNSDEHIAIREAKCQAAQFPAVLSEIQDNDRLAGRTFWGWVGFSPHNAPGGAAYGYFCHEQKIIEALERGNIPMEQRDGVHEMLHFWKTETSKAKVEAAFTDKMLPVLFRDEIVSLPYNFKPLIANPIYRMAGVFVDYEKLLRLGIPGLIDEIAECRDKAKAANGDHELFEGMLMALDVFNYSCHHYELQAIEKAKATTDPKREKELLQLADVLKKNTLRKPESFYEALQLSWLYTLICGSLELGRVDIYLGDFYANDIDNGVITEAEALSLMHSYWKLINDLFRDVDGRVIIGGRGRRNEKNADRFALLVLETMRTYGRAILPQTTLRFYEGMNPELMEKSITLIGDGHTFPLLYNDDVLVPGVAAAHDVPLEDAEQYMPLGCGEITIDHMGFGTPSGSLNVLKALDVTLRNGVDHITGKQLGLATGELTDFKTFDDFFDAFKKQLAFFIEILADHEDLEYVESAKHAPYLYLSMLYDDCIARGKAIFDGGIRYLGGSLESFGSVNSADSLTAIKKMVFDEKLISAEQLMAALNHNFVGYEREHKLLKEAPKYGNDDDYADAIMIELHDFMCNTIRDQRERTNLDWYLNVLINNKQNTILGRWVGASADGRKAGREMANANTPSGGNDKKGVTALINSLVKPSHKIHAGTVQNMRFGRDFFTTDRPRFEFLLDTYFKKGGAQAMITVINRGDLESALVEPEKHQDLFVRIGGFSARYIDLPRDVQLEILSRVTY, encoded by the coding sequence ATGCAAAAAATAGATGATTTTTCGATGGAGCTCAACTTCACCGAAGCCTACAGAAAAAATAGTGACGAACACATTGCCATACGCGAAGCAAAATGCCAGGCCGCTCAATTCCCAGCGGTGCTTTCAGAAATTCAGGATAACGATCGACTGGCAGGTCGTACCTTTTGGGGTTGGGTAGGATTCAGTCCCCACAATGCTCCCGGCGGTGCTGCTTATGGTTATTTTTGTCACGAACAAAAAATAATCGAAGCACTCGAACGCGGAAACATTCCGATGGAACAACGTGACGGGGTGCACGAAATGCTCCATTTTTGGAAAACCGAAACCTCGAAAGCTAAGGTAGAAGCCGCTTTTACAGACAAAATGCTTCCGGTTCTTTTTCGGGACGAAATTGTTTCGCTTCCCTACAATTTCAAACCACTGATTGCCAATCCGATTTACCGAATGGCAGGTGTTTTTGTCGATTACGAAAAATTATTGCGTTTGGGTATTCCCGGCCTAATTGATGAAATTGCCGAATGTCGCGATAAAGCCAAAGCTGCAAATGGTGATCACGAACTTTTTGAAGGAATGTTGATGGCCCTGGATGTTTTTAACTACTCTTGTCATCATTACGAATTGCAAGCCATCGAAAAAGCAAAAGCTACAACCGACCCAAAACGTGAAAAAGAATTGCTTCAATTGGCCGATGTTCTTAAAAAAAATACTTTAAGAAAACCGGAATCTTTTTATGAAGCTTTGCAATTATCGTGGTTGTACACCCTAATTTGCGGTTCCTTAGAATTAGGACGAGTGGATATTTATTTGGGCGATTTTTATGCCAATGACATCGATAATGGCGTGATCACCGAAGCCGAAGCTTTGTCCTTGATGCATTCCTACTGGAAATTAATCAACGACCTCTTCCGCGATGTGGATGGCCGCGTAATTATTGGTGGGAGAGGCAGACGAAACGAAAAAAATGCAGACCGATTTGCCTTATTGGTTTTAGAAACGATGAGAACCTACGGACGAGCCATTCTTCCGCAAACCACGCTCCGTTTTTATGAAGGAATGAACCCCGAATTAATGGAAAAATCCATCACACTCATTGGCGACGGACATACATTTCCATTATTGTACAATGATGATGTGCTCGTTCCTGGCGTAGCTGCGGCGCACGATGTCCCACTGGAAGATGCGGAGCAGTATATGCCTCTGGGATGTGGAGAAATCACCATCGACCATATGGGATTTGGCACACCAAGCGGTTCTTTGAATGTATTGAAAGCCTTGGATGTCACGCTTCGCAATGGAGTCGATCATATTACGGGCAAACAATTAGGATTGGCAACAGGCGAACTCACAGATTTTAAAACCTTCGACGATTTCTTTGATGCTTTCAAAAAACAATTGGCCTTCTTTATCGAAATTTTGGCCGATCACGAGGATTTAGAATATGTAGAATCGGCAAAACACGCTCCCTACTTGTATTTGAGTATGTTATACGATGATTGCATTGCTCGCGGAAAAGCGATTTTCGATGGTGGAATCCGCTATTTAGGAGGCTCGTTGGAATCATTTGGCAGTGTCAACTCAGCCGATAGTTTGACCGCGATTAAAAAAATGGTCTTCGATGAAAAGTTGATTTCGGCAGAGCAATTGATGGCCGCTTTGAACCATAATTTTGTTGGCTACGAAAGAGAACACAAATTATTGAAGGAAGCCCCTAAATACGGAAACGACGATGATTATGCCGATGCTATTATGATAGAATTGCACGATTTTATGTGCAACACCATTCGCGACCAGCGAGAGCGAACTAACTTAGATTGGTATTTAAATGTATTAATCAACAACAAACAAAACACCATTTTGGGTCGCTGGGTTGGTGCCTCAGCCGACGGGCGAAAAGCAGGGCGCGAAATGGCCAATGCCAACACTCCTTCGGGCGGAAATGACAAAAAGGGCGTAACCGCTTTGATCAATTCATTGGTAAAACCAAGTCACAAAATCCACGCAGGAACGGTTCAGAATATGCGTTTTGGAAGAGATTTCTTCACCACCGACCGACCAAGATTCGAATTTTTATTGGATACTTATTTCAAAAAAGGCGGTGCTCAAGCGATGATTACCGTGATCAACCGTGGGGATTTGGAAAGTGCTTTGGTTGAACCTGAAAAACACCAAGACTTGTTCGTCAGAATTGGTGGTTTCAGCGCACGCTATATCGATTTACCACGTGATGTACAATTGGAAATTTTAAGTCGCGTTACGTATTAA